The Cotesia glomerata isolate CgM1 linkage group LG9, MPM_Cglom_v2.3, whole genome shotgun sequence region AAGAAATTGGTGCGGAAGATTTCCGTTTTAAAGCATCAACAAAGTGGATCGCGTCATTCAAAAGAGCACATCGCATcgtatcaagaaaaataaataagtttatcaCGTCCAAAACCATTGAAGATAGTAAATCATTAAAACAGCAAGCTGAGGAATTCGTCAAtaatgtaaaacaaaaaattaaaatttatgaattagcaAACGTATATAATTCAGATCAAAGTGGTTTTCAGTTGGAAATGCATTCCGGTCGAACTTTAGCTGTTGAAGGAGAGAAGCAAGTAGAATGTCTTGTACAATCTGTTACTTCTACTACTCATAGTTACACAGTTCAACCAACTGTATCCCCTGATGGAAAGCTTTTATCcccactttttttggttctaaAAGAACCAAGTGGTAAATTTGGACCAATAGTTGAAACAACACTTTTTAGACCTCATAATGTATACATAGAAGCATCAAAATCAGGAAAACTTACATCAGGTAcgaattattctttattttttctggtTTGCGCATAAGTTATTGTTGATACAAAtagttcatattttttaattttcagatcatttcaaaatttggttGGAGAGGGTGTTTTTTCCAAATGTGGGCCCAAAATCTTTATTACTAATTGACTCATGGAATGGGCATTGTCCTCAAGTTGTACAAAGCGTTAAACCAACAAATAAAGATACTGAAGTAATGATCTTACCAAAAGGTACAACTGGGAAAATTCAACCGCTTGATGTTTTTGGATTCCgagtatggaaaaattttgttcgataTTTTTCGGATCGTACAGTTTTGATGAATTTGGACATAAACTTGCATTTACgaaataacattataaaattacaatcacttACACATATCCAATTGTCATCTCCTcggtacataaatttattcaagtactCGTGGTACAAAAGTGGCTACACAGAAGTAAAACCAGATGAGTTCGAAAATCCTGTGGATTTTGCATTTCACGGATCATGCAATTCTCATTGTGAGGTTCCTGGTTGTCAAAATATAGCAATTATCCGCTGTTCATGGTGCAAAAAGTCGTTgtgttttcaacatttttttcatgaacatCACGATTGCAAAACATATATTGAATATATCTGCATATGACAAAATGATgaatttaagtattaaatttcataaacatcagaaatattaaatatttttgtaaaaaatcatttgtaaattatttttaaatttaatttgattatagtAAAGCATATATTGtaagcattttttcttttttctttttttccaaAACAGATTCACATTACatgacatttataatatttgatgtcccgatacacaaaataaagtttgggatgagaagtaaacaagtaagtaaaatattaagatataatattattattattttctaaatgctagaaatgtacgaacaaattattattgatgaattcatatcgaaattaatataaaaaacgatattttcttggtGGTCAATGTAGATATGCTTAAGGGATGTTCACCccctaaacttaatttttcggaaaaaccccgaaagacgtattctctacttttttttcctcttccgattgccgttggtttcattgaaatccatcgaatagttttttttttataaaagttttgtgattttcaaccctcataacttttgttctatccattgttttattataaaaccaaaagcatttttcatgattttccaccctgaaaattatgcaattggtcccattcgattatttaaactgcaagtatgcgaaacttgaaaaacaccCCTTTGGAGGCTAAACTTTGAGGGGTAGTTTCACCccctagaaatgtttttccgcagataaaaaaaaatacgtgtctcttagatttcgacggagaataacatatctcagtttcatcaaaatcggagggggacaccggagagagtttccttgtaagtaattatttgttcaataatgaatttatttatttgaaaatatctatcagaataaaaaatatttctcgtttttttttgtaatttaaatatttaataagtctcatttcattaaaataaatatttattttctctaaTTAACTTAGTTTCAAAAAGGATTTCAGAAAGGATTCAGTCACTATAATTTTtgacattataaaaaaaaaactccttttataaatttttgtaaaatttcaggatttttttttataaaattttaaattcaacataGGCTCACgaaataaaagagaaaaaaatttttttttgattaataaaatttaatgcatTCATTTTGGGTAAGAATTTCACagaatgatttattatttagaattcatggaatagaaataattatcaaaactaaATTCAGTATCTGTAAAATACATGGTGATTAAAAGACATCTTTATtagggtgctttttttttaaact contains the following coding sequences:
- the LOC123271284 gene encoding uncharacterized protein LOC123271284, giving the protein MHSGRTLAVEGEKQVECLVQSVTSTTHSYTVQPTVSPDGKLLSPLFLVLKEPSGKFGPIVETTLFRPHNVYIEASKSGKLTSDHFKIWLERVFFPNVGPKSLLLIDSWNGHCPQVVQSVKPTNKDTEVMILPKGTTGKIQPLDVFGFRVWKNFVRYFSDRTVLMNLDINLHLRNNIIKLQSLTHIQLSSPRYINLFKYSWYKSGYTEVKPDEFENPVDFAFHGSCNSHCEVPGCQNIAIIRCSWCKKSLCFQHFFHEHHDCKTYIEYICI